The nucleotide sequence ACGAGCCAAAACTGAATTTGGAGCCAAGATCCACCTTAGCATGGTGGATGGTTTTTCCTTTCTGGACACTGTGTCCTGGGAGGCTTTTAACGAGGGCAGTCATCTTGTTGATTACGTTGAAAAATATCGGAAACGGTTTGGTTTTTATCCTGCCAAAGTACTGGCAGACAAAATTTACTGCACCCGTGAAAACCGGAAGTGGTTGAAGGGAAAAGGAATAAAACTGGCAGCCAAACCTTTGGGCAGGCCATCCGCAAAGGCAGTGGAAAACCACGTAAGTCCAGGAGAGAGGAATCCGGTTGAAGGAAAGTTTGGACAAGCAAAAAACAGCTATGGGATGAACCGTATCCGTGCCAGACTTAAGAATACCAGCCAAACGTGGATCGCCTCAATAATCCTGGTGCTCAACCTGGTCAAATTGACCAGGCAGGCACTCTATTTTCTGAGTTTTTCAGCATGGCATAAGTCAATTTTTAACATAATTCGGGGTCTGAAAGACGTATTTGAAAGGATGACAATAAAAAACCGGCCTGGCGAGCGCTCAGGGCCGGTTTTTTACATATGTTAAATTTGAGTTTTTCAGCAGACCCTAGCTATTTCTGGACTTAAAATTGGCAAATCTGATTTCTTAAAATCCTTACTGTTCCTGGTTATTATTCCCTCAATAACTTTCACTCTTAATGCAGAATTATATTGAATGGCATCCTCGTAATCAGAAAAGTTGCTCTTTAAAGAGTTTCGAATTATAGAATTATCAAGAGGAATGGTGTTCACCAAATCAGCTAACTCTGATAAAAGCATAATTGCTGTTTTATGTCCACTAATTTTATTTATGATATAGTAGAGGTTGTTAAAAGATATAGCAGATACATAGATTTCAATTTTTTCCTGTAGTTTATACTCAAAAAGTACCTCTGCGTAGTCAGAAAAAGGTTTTCTATCAGATAAAAAATCAAGCAGAACGTTAGTGTCAATTAAAAAATGTCTCATTTTAAGTATTTGTCGGAGATTGACTCTTTGAGAATATTTTTGTATTCAGTTTCTGCAGATAGTTTAACAGTTCCTTTTAGTTTTGATATTTTTGAGGAAACCTGTGGTTTTTCCGGTTTTCTTGTAATCAATTTCAAATAGTTCTCTACTAATTCAGATAGACTCTGACCTTTAGATTTTGCAAATTGCTTTGCTTTCTCTATTGTCGCATCATCAACCGATATTGTTAGTTTCTTATTCATACGTACAAATATAACGAAAATTATACGTATTAAGTTTGTGTTCCGCTGCATTTCCTTAATGGCAATAACTGTTAATGTTTTTTTTGAGGAAAGCTTTAGCCAGGGGCAGTAGGGGAGAGCCTCTCTGGGTTTAATACTCAGAAAATGTCAGAACTTTTTGTGGCGGACAAACTTGTCTGTTAAATTTCTGTGAGGTCTGGCCTACATAGGGATATTATACACCATATTAGAAGCAATTATTATGCTTCAAAGTGCGTTTGGTGATTAGAGGATTGGTTGGTTAAATTGGTCTTTCCAAAGAATAATCTCACAAATGCATGTTTGCATGCCTATTTTTCCTTACTTTTATAGTCGGTTTGGTCGTAAGAAATGAAAAAAAACATCCTTTTGCTTCTTTTGCCTTTGTTTATAATAGCTATAGCTTGGGCAATTACTTACCGTGAGCCGGTTTCTATTCTGGAATTTTCTAATCTTGAAACGGCAGCATTTTCAGATCAGGATACCGATGGGGGAAAATCACAAGTATTAGCAACGGAAGACAGTGTTAACTTCAAGTCTGTTCGCTTCAATCTGCAAGAGGGGTTTATTTCTCCCTATGCAGGCGTTTCTTTTTTTAGACCTGACAATTATTGGGATCTTTCTGGGTATGACAATATAAAGCTAGATCTAGAGATAGAAAATATTAGAAACCTTGAATTGACCATATCTACCTACCAGAACGGGGTTACCAAAGAAAATGAGCCATTGAGCTTTAGACATAATATTCTTGAAATTCCTATTTCTGACAATTTTCAGTCTTATACCTTGGCTATCGACCGGATGGCTATAGCGCAGTGGTGGCTTGAGCGCTTTAAGCTCAGGAGTGCGGAACTCGGACATGCTGATTTGTCAAAAACTCGATCATTTTCTTTTACCGGAAAAATTAAGCTTGACCAGCACAAAGATCAGGTGATCCGAATTAATGGTATTACATTTTCCAAAGATATGAAATGGTTTTACCTTTGGTCTGGTGGCTTTTTGCTATTTTGGTTTTCTGGCTTACTGGTTTATTTTAAATTTCTTCCAAAAAAGCAGGTGGCTAATCCTTCTATTCATTATAAGCCCACAGAAGGTAAAGTGCTAAAGAGGTCAGGAGAGTTGGATGCTGCACTGGAATATCTAGCAGCTCAATATCCTGATCCAGCCCTAAGTCTTCAAGGCGTAAGTGCCACTTTGAAAATTCCTGAGAAAATAATATCTGCGGAAATTAAAAAGAGGTTCAATCTAAGCTTTAAAGAGTATTTGAATACAATAAGGATTACCGAGGCAAAGAGGCTACTTCACTTGGAGGCGCTTCATATTAGCGAGGTTGCCTATAGGGTAGGGTTCAGTAACCCCAGTCACTTTAACCGCGTTTTTAAGTCACTCGAAGCATGTACGCCTTCAGAGTTTAGGGGCAGGGTTGTGACAGAAAAAGCCCAATAAAATGCATTTATCAAGCATTTTTCATAAAATGTAAAGCCAAAATACGAAAATGTAAACCCATCTGCTCAGAGAAAATCTATTTTTGCTCAGGTTCGAACAAATAATTTATACAACATGAAAAGAGCAAATACATTATCTATGGGTAAAATTCTACTGTCCTTGTTATTGGTTTTTCCTTTTTTGGCTGTGGCTCAAGATGACCAAGATGGTCAAGAGTCTAGTAAAGATTATAAAGGGGGAGAGGTGCAGTCTAAACAAGCATATCATTACGGAAGGTTTGAAGCCAACTTTTATGCATCTGATGTAAGCGGTATACTTTCTACATTATTTCTTTTTGAAAATGATGGCTGGCGGGATGAGCATATTTGGCAGGAAATAGACATTGAAGTTTTTGGCAAAGCACCCCGCAATACATGGCAGAGTAATGTGATCTATCAAACCAACCCTGCCGGGCCACAAATTACAGATGAAGAAACTCATACTATCCCCGATGGTGGCTCTGTGGCCGAGTGGCACACTTATGCTATTGAGTGGACTCCTGATTATGTGGAGTGGTTTGTGAATGGACAATCATTTCGGAAGTTTACGGATGCAGATGTTCTTGAGGTTTTAGGGGCAAAGCCTATGCTTCTAATGCTCAATTGCTGGTCTCACGAGGAAGCCGGATGGGTAGGCCCTTTGGAAGAAGACCGGCTCCCTACTTACCAATTTATTGATTATGTAAAGGTTTATGAGTGGATTGAAGGTTCTACTTTTTCAGAAGAGCCTATTTTTGAAGACAATTTTGATAATGGCTTGTCCAATTGGAACCTTTCCGAGCATACTTTTGAAGGAAATATAGCTGATTTTGTACCTAAAAATGTAGGGAACAAAGATGGCTCTCTGATCCTGGCTTTCTCTACAAATGACAACGACAATGTGATAAATGACGCCGTAGTGCCAGAGCGGTTGACTACATCTACTCTTGCCACCCAAGAGGATTTTCAAGTTACATTTTACCCTAACCCAGTCAACGATCAGCTAGTACTTTCTGAAGAATGTGATTGGACTGTCATGTCGTCTATTGGGCAAGTAATTGAATCTGGAAGTTCAGCGCAGGTGAATGTGTCGGACTTAAAAACAGGTATTTACTTGCTTAAGGTGCGCAGAGGAGATGCTATGATAACAAGGAAATTTGTAAAAGAATAAGAGCAGTTAAAGGCATAGGGACATTTTGTTTCTATGCCTTTTTTATGATGGCACAAAATTCTATGAGAGAAAAGTGTAGATTTTTTTATAGAATTTTGGTAGCTATAAGCTACCTTTTGCAAGACGCTTTATTTGACGTTACGTGCTGTAGCTGCAAGCTATAGTGAGCGTAGGTTACCAGTAAACCTTCTGGAGAAAATGAATTTCCCCCATTCTGTGAATTCTCTAATCCTGTAAATTCTGATTCAGACAACAGGATCATTTTGTTTCTATGCCTTTTTTATGATGGCACAAAATTCTATGAGAGAAAAGTGTAGATTTTTTTATAGAATTTTGGTAGCTACAAGCTACCTTTTGCAATACGCTTTATTTGACGTTACATGCTGTAGCTGCAAGCTACAGTGAGCGTAGATTACCAGTAAACCTTCTGGAGAAATTGAACCTCCCTCCATTCTGTAAATTCTCTAATCCTGTAAATTCTGATTCAGACAACAGGAGCGCAGGGGAGATGCTATGATAACAAGGTAATTTGTAAAAGAATAAGAGCAGTTAAAGGCATAGGATCATTTTGTTTCTATGCCTTTTTTATGATGGCACAAAATTCTATGAGAGAAAAGTGTAGATTTTTTTATAGAATTTTGGTAGCTACAAGCTACCTTTTGCAATACGCTTTATTTGACGTTACGTGCTGTAGCTGCAAGCTACAGTGAGCGTAGGTTACTAGTAAACCTTCTGGATAAATTGAATTTCCCCCATTCTGTGAATTCTCTAATCCTGTAAATTCTGATTCAGACAACAGGATCATTTTGTTTCTATGCCTTTTTTATGATGGCACAAAATTCTATGAGAGAAAAGTGTAGATTTTTTATAGAATTTTGGTAGCTACAAGCTACCTTTTGCAATACGCTTTATTTGACGGTACGTGCTGTAGCTGCAAGCTACAGTGAGCGTATAAGATAGAAGGGGCAAAGGCATGTTGAAGGCGCCTTAAATGTATAATAAATATGGCCTTAAACTTAATCCATGCCTGGAAAACTATCAACTACTTGGACCTTGATGTCTGGAAATTGATCTACCACTTGAACCTTGAAGTCTGGGAAGTTATCAACTTTCTGCCATTGGCCACATTTGTTTGGGAAATTATCAACAAACTGTACTTTAATATCTGGAAAGCTTTTTACATACTGTATTTTGATGTCGGGGAAACTCTTTACAAATGTCACCTTTCCATAAAGCTTGATGTCTTTATAGGAACAATTACCTTTAAGCATATCCGTAATAACTTCTTTTTTTTCGACATCATTCAATTCTGAAAGTGTTTTGCCTAAAGTTTTTTTATCAATAGCAGTTGATCCGCTTATAAACCCTATGCAAACTAAGCATAATAGAAATTTTAAAATAAAATGTTTCATAAATGAAGGTGTAAAATTGGCTCTATTTAAGTTATACGATAGAGTTTCTATATGAGGGGGAAAATAACACTAAATCACACTTTTGACAAAGTATTTCCGAAATGCTTCAGTCCTGAAATTAGCAGTAGAACTCCTGTATGGCAAAAAGTAGCTTTTTTGCTTTATTTTAGAGTTCTACTGCATTTTCAGGGGGAAAGATAAACCTATTTTTTAATTACCTTCATTACCTGTACTTCTTGACCCAACATTAGTTTTACCGTGTACATACCTGATGGAACAAACGATAAATCTATCGGGTATACTGCATTATCTCCATTAATTTGGGTTTTTTGGAAAAACACCTCTGTTCCAATGGAGTTGTAAACATTAATGCTCACCTCTTGTGCAGGGGCTTCTATAGACAAGTGGAAAATACCATTTGACGGGTTCGGGCTGACGCTTACCTTGCTGTTCTGTTGCTCCCTTAAAGATGTTGTTCTAGTAATTTCAATTGGTACAGAGAACATATTATTGCTTATATCCGATTCTTCTACCTCCCCTTCATAATCAATATAATATAAGATATAGTACTGCCCTTCAATATTGTTAGGAATACTGGCTTGGGTGTTAACCTGTTCACTGCTTGAAGCTTCTATTGAACTAACTTGGGCACTGCCTAGCGGGGTGGCTTCTTGGCTATAGTTACGGTGTTGAGACAAGAAGAAATGGACACTAGTCGGAGTAGATGTTGCAGTGCCAATATTTTGTACAATACAGGATAAGTTTATATCAGATCCAGCTACTGCATTGCTGGGGTTTAAAGGAGTAGAAATGGTCAAGTCTGGCAAGTAGCTTGATCCGCCAGGGCAAGAGACATAAGCTATAAATCCACTTTCTGTAACACTTGCATCGGTGACCATCCTGAGCGTTAAGGCGCCCGCCGGGTTTGTTGCTGTTATATCTTCCGGTAAGGAGAAGCCGGTAAGTCGGCCTAGTAATGGCGCTTGTGTGGATGTGCCATCGTAAACATAAAGGTTGTCATGCCAGTCTTCAATTTCAAAATGTATGAAACTTAAGGTTAGCATCTCGCCTTCACGTTCAGGATATAGCACAAGTGTTCCATCTATATTATCAGCATAATTAGTTTGATACCCTGCATGGTCTGTTATTATTTGCGAGCAGGTGGTCATACTTTCCTGACCAGATTCAGGCATTGTGTGATGTGCTGTGGCTTCGTCTGTTATTAATACAGGTATGTATGCAAACCTAGCTTCATCATCTTCTCCTAAGTAAGGGTTGCTGTTTTCACGTATAATAATATAGTAATTGCCGAGACTAATATCTTGCGGTATGTCTAATCGCTCATTAATTGTAATAGAACTATTATATGGGATTGTACCGCTTTGATAGGAGCCAAGGTATCTATCATTTTGACTATAGTTTATGTCATTGGACAAGTAATAGCTAATGTTGCTATGGTATAATGTGCCGCTTCCATTGTTTGTTAAAGTCGCAGATACTGAAATATATTTGTCAGGAAATGCTGACTGGAAATTAACCGCTGCGCTTTCTATAGACACATCAGGTAAAGGTTTCTCGTCTAGGCAGGAGATTTCTGCTTCAAACCCACGGAACTCTATACTGCCATCTGAATAAAAGCGTAAAGTTAATGCCCCACCTTCCTGTGTAGCTACAATATCATGAGGGAGATCATGGCCACTATATTTCCCAAGTAGAGGGGAGGATGTAGTAGCGCCGTCAAAGATTTCCAGATAGTCAAAGTCTTCTTCAACTTGGAAACGGGTAAAGGAAAGCTTTAAGTAAGAAGTTTGATCTTCTGGGTGTATAGTTAGCGTACCGTTGGCATCAGGAGAGTAGTTGCTGTTTCGTGCATGGTCACTGACTGAGCCTGTACATGTCGTTATTGTTTGTGACCCGGTATGTGGAACAACATATTGATCGTCTAGCGTAATATTGATTGGTTCAGTATAGGTGTTGTTACTGAGATTTGTTTCTTCTATCTCTCCTTCGAAATTTACATAGTACAAAATGTAGAATTGCCCAGAAATATTCTCAGGGATACTTGCTTGTGTAGTTATTGACAAACTCTCTTCTGGCTCTATCGAATTAACCTGAGAGCTCCCTAGGTTGATTGCATCTTGGTTATAATCAGGCTTTTGAGACAATAAGAAATGGACATTAGTAGGAGTAGATGCCGTGGAGCCAATATTCTGTATAGTACAGGATAAGTCAATAGAAGAACCTGCTATTGCATTGTTTGGGGTAGTAGTTGTAGAAATGGTCAAGTCTGGTAAATCATCGCTTGTTTCTGCTTCAGGGCAGGAAACATAAGCTATAAACCCGCTTTCTGTAACACTTGCATCGGTGACCATCCTGAGCGTTAAGGCGCCTGCCGGGTTTGTTGCGGTTATATCTTCCGGCAAGGAAAAGCCGTTAAGTCGACCTAATAATGGAGCATGTGTTGACGTTCCATCGTACACATTAAGGTTGTCATACAAGTCTTCAAGTTCAAAATGTATAAAACTTAAGGTTAGCATTTCGCCTTCACGTTCTGGATAAAGTACAAGTGTGCCATCTATATTATTATCATAATTGTTCTGAAACCCTGCATGGTCTGTTATTATTTGTGAGCAGGTAGTAATGGTTTCTTGGCCAGATTCAGGCATTGTGTAATGCGCTGTGGCTTCATCTGTTATTTCTATAGGTATGTATGCAATCCTTGCTTCGTCATTTTCATCTAAATAAGGATTGTTGTTTTCATATAATATTAAATAGTAATTTCCTTGGCTAGTATTTTGTGGAATATTTAATACTTCGTTTATCGTAACAGAGCTATTAGGTGGAATTGCTCCATTTTGAGAGGAGCCAAGGTGAATATCATTAGGACTATAGTTTATGTCATTGGACAAGTAATAACTTATGTTGCTATTGAGTAATACACCACTTCCATTGTTTGTTAAAGTCGCATTCACTGAAATGTATTTGTCAGGAAATGCTGACTGGAAATTAACTGCAACGTTTTCTATAAACACATCAGGTAAAGGCTTTTCGTCTATGCAGGAGATTTCTGCTTCAAATCCACGGAATTCTATACTGCCATCTGAATAAAAGCGTAAAGTTAATGCTCCTCCTGCCTGTGAAGCTACAATGTCATGAGGGAGGTTGTGGCCACTAAATTCGCCAATCAGAGGAGAGGATGTAGTAGCGCCGTCAAAGATTTCCAGATAGTCAAAATCTTCTTCAACTTGGAATCTGGAAAAGGACAGTTGTAGGTAGGAAGACTCGTCTTCTGGGTGTATAGTGAGTGTTCCATTAGAGTTTGGGTAATAATTGTTGTTGTGTGCGTGGTCACTAACTGGGCCGCTACAAGTGGTTATTACTTGTGACCCAGTATATGGTATAACATATTGCTCGCCTATTGTGATAGGGGTAACATGGAAATTGTCTCTTTCTATGGTTTCTTCAAGATTTCCGATATAAGCTAATATGTAGTATTCATTATAATCAATTTGATCAGGTAGCGTGAACACGTGATCTCCAGGCACAGTTGCGCCAGGCCTTATAACGCCTGCTGTGTAAGTTCCTATGAATGTATCGTTTTCGTCCCATTGATCGTCGGTAGAGAAAAAGAAGTGTAGGTCATCATTGTGAGTAGTTCTACCGCCTGTGTTGGCAATATTAAGACTTGCTATTACTGTACTTCCTGGGGCTACTGTTGAGGGAATCAGGTCTACAGATTCAATCGCTAGTTCAGCATCGGGTACTTCGGTAACACACTCAATATTGGCAGAAAATCCTGGAGCGATAATAGAATGGTCTGTTACAAACCTTAAGGTAATGGCACCAGAAGAGGTGGTTCCGTAAACATTTCCAGGATTTTCGGTTCCTGTAAAAGTGCCAATAAGTTCTGCATTTGTAGATGTGCCATTGTAGATCTCCAAATAGTCATAAACGGGTTCGAGGGAAAATTGAGTAAAACCTAATTGAATCAGTTGACCTTCGGTATCTGGATAGATTGTTGCCACGCCATCATTGTTGTTTGAATAATAGCCATTAGGGCCTCCAGAATCATGAATAGATCCTGAACATGAAGTTATTTGAATACTACCATTTTCCGGTACTATATATTCACAGTCGCTTTCACTTAATGGAACAAATAAGGAGGTGGAGAAGGCAGTTTCCTCTTCGCAGCTTATTTTGCACCTGTAGTAGCGGCTTTCGTTTTGAGTTATAGTGAGCCTAAAAGAATTAGCGCTACTTATGCTTGTCCAGTCAATATTATCGAGAGAGTATTCCCATTCATATGTAGTGCCAGCACCTGCAGTTGCATTCGTTAAGAACAGGGTAAAGGGTGACCCTTCGCAGACCACTTCTTGATCTGTTTCAACCTCACCTCCTTGAATAGGTCCTGCACAAGGGGCTTGGTTGATGTAACCTCCATCAAGGGTGGTAACTCCAGAATTGTTCGGGTCTAGCCAATCTTTAAGCCTGCTAGTGGCATTTGAACCTGCATCCCATGAATAAGAGAATTTGCCATATAAATCATAACCTGTTAGGTTTGTGCATGAAGCATCTCCTCCATGCAGTTGGCCTACAATTCTTTTGTTTTGGTCAAATAAAGGGGAGCCGGACGAGCCTGGCTCGGTAGTGGTGTTCCTATTCCAAATTACCTTCCAATGTGTGTCGTTATTAAAATTATAGTAAGCGTCTGAAACGGGGTTGTCATCATCAAATGATATTTTTTTGATGTCTGAGGATGGGTGGTGAATGCCAACTGTATTGTTTGCAGGTTCGTCCATGTTGTTCCACCCTGCATAAAATACATTATATTCTAAAGGGGGCGTTTCTTCTAACTCTACAAGTAAAAAATCGGAAGGGGTATCTTTAGCCCTAAGCTGAGCACCTGATACGGTATGGTTTCTTGGGCCTTCAATGTTTGAACAGTTAGGGCTTTCATAGTTAAAAACAAAAATCCATTCGCCTGTGTCGTCTCCTCCGAGCAAACAATGGTCTGCTGATAGCAGAAAAGGCCTTCCATCTTCTAAAGTGTTGTTGATTATAGATCCTGAACACGTAGAGCCACCAATAATAATCATAGCTACAGCGTCTCTTTGTTCTTGCCAATCAGAACCATCAGGGCAATTGACATTCATGTTACAACTGCCTGATCCTCCAAAATTAAATGATTTCTCTTTACCGAACCCTAATATATCCTTATAGGCATGTACAACTTTTCCTAATTCAATTTGACCTTGTCCCTTTACATTTTTCGGCTCATAATATTCTAAAACAATAGCATCGCCCTCTATAGGTGCAATACTGAAAACCCCGCTTTCTTTATTGTTTCTATTTGTAAATGCACCTAAAACCTCAGTTTTTGTCTGATTATATACAAATAGTTGTGCATTTGCAGGTAAATTATACTTTTTAAAGATTAAATTTATGGAAATGGCATTTGTGGAGCGGATGCCAAGTCGCCAGACTCTTCCTCCTTCGCCTAAGTCTTCCCATTTGCCAGAGTTATTTAAGCTGAAGTCAACTTTCATTTCATGGCCAAACCTAAATGGTTTGCCTAAATCTTTATTGATAGAATCTTCTTTTAACAGTTTTTCTACATCGACGGCCGGCATGTCAATAAACTCGACACGTGATTTTAAGTTTCCTTTAAAGCTTATCGGCTTGCCACCTTCACTTAATTGGCCATAAACTACTGTTTTGATAGAAAAGCAGCATACTGCTAACAAAACTTTAACAAAGAGTTTCATTGATGATAAGGTTAATTTTGAACCCGTGAAATTACATTAAAAAAATTATATTTAATATTTAATTTTATTATTTTGCTTGTACAGGGTGGTGTAAGTGTCGCTTGTCGATGGATTGGGAGCTGTTGCTGTATATCAGAGATGGTGTTGAAAAGAATTGCAGGCAGTGGGGTAGGCTGTAATTGTAAAGAGTTTGTAAGAGTGGAAAATGAAAAAAATATCAACTATTTTAGAAAGCAGCTCTATAGTTGATTGATAAAGGGGGGAAATTAGGTGCCTTATCCCTTTGTATTGTATTTTACTGGTTTATATAAAAAACGCCTTTAATAGTCTTGGCAAATAATATCCATTTGCGTAATCAATTTTTAGAGCAGAAGTATATAATTTCCTCAGCCGGAAGGGCATATCGTTTTACTTTCTCTTCTGGCATTTCCATTACAAACTTATCTTCTTTAACCGTAAAACCAGCTTTTTGTAAAATCTGACCATAATCAGTGCCGTATTGTCTTACATGGTCGCTTTGCCCATAGACTTTTTCCCTTTTTGCAGGGGTGTCGGCGTTAGGGTCTGAAAAAGTTTTTTCTAAATTATAATCAATAGGTGATTGTATGATGGCCCAGCCTCCAGGTTTTAATACCCTGTATATTTCTGACATGGCTTTCAAGTCATCTGTTACATGCTCCATTACATGATTGCAGAAGCATACATCAAATGTGTTGTCTGGAAAAGGAATGTCATGGACATCCATCTTGACTTTTGCCAAAGGGGATTCAATGTCTGCTGTTATATAGTCCAAGTTTTTTAAAGCTTCAAACCTTTTGATAAAGCAATACTCTGGGGCCATGTGCAGTACCTTTAAATTTGCGGTGAAAAAGTTTGTTTTCTCTTTTAAATATAACCACATCAGACGATGCCGCTCAAGGGTCAAAGAGCCTGGACAAAGGGCATTTTCTCGCGGAATGCGTCCATAGGGAAGAAACTTTCGGTAGGTTTTGCCTGATACAGGGTCTTCAACTTTGTTGCCACGGTAAAAAAAAGCTACTATGCCTAGTACAAAGTGGCTGACTTTCTGTAGGTATTTCCGTGGTACTTTTCGTATTATAAAACTTATCAGGTGCTTCATTTTACTTTGTTAAATGCCAAATATAAGTAAAACATTTTTTACTAGCCTATATTGCATGAACCCTTGTGCTAGTCTTTCCCATAGTTTACTTTCCTGTTGAGTATTAGTTTATGGTTTTTTGGGCTTAAGTGGGGTCTGAATATCTTGTTTTATAAGAAAGAAAGTTAAAAAGCTGACTTCTACTATAGTTGATTCAGTAAGAATAGTTATATTTAAACTCCGATTTCTATGGTTGGAGTTTTCTGGTTAAAAGGACGGCACGGATTGAGTTAGTTTGCTTAACGCTTCATCTGTTGCTATATTAAAATAATCTTGTATATGAAAAGCTATAAAGTTTTTGTCATAGTCTTTTTTTGCTTGTGTTCTTTAGCAAGCTATGGTCAGAATATTAAAAGTATTAAAAAGAAGGCTGATAAAAATTTTGAAGCAGGCAACTACTACAGGGCCTTGCATTTCTATGAAACCTTAGATGCCGAAAAGCCCGGCGATGCCAAAACTTTGGCTAGGATAGGTATTTGCTACCTAAAGACGCGACCGGCAACAAAAGCGCTTGACTATTTGAAAGCAGCCAAGGAAAAGAAATATAAAAAAGACTATATAGATTTTTATTTGGCTAAAGCATATCATGCCCACCACGATTTTGAAACAGCTATTTCTATTATGGGGCAATGTCGTTCAATGTACAAAGACCTGCGTGAGGAGATAGAGACGGAGATGAGCCATTTCAGGAACGGTCTGGAGTTGAGTAAAAACCCTGTTAAAGTAAGCATAGAGAATCTTGGAGAGGAAATTAATTCTGAGTTTCCCGAATACCGGCCAGTTATTTTAGGTGATGAGCGAACCATGTTTCTGACAGCTCGACGTCCGGGAACAACCGGAAACCTGAAAGATGAACAAGGGCAGTATTTTGAAGACATCTATGTTTCTTATTATGAAAATGACAAATGGCAGAAACCGATCAAGTTGTCTGGTTCTGTGAACAGTTCTGGTAATGATGCTTCTCTTGCCGTTACTCCTGATGGCAAAGGCTTGTTGTTAGGTCGGCAAGACTTACGGGAATCTTCTGGAACCAATATTTACTATTCGGAATATGGCAAAGGAAAATGGCAAGACCCTAAAAAGTTGAGCATTAACACTTCCGGTGAGGAGAATAGTGCCTGTTTATCGCCAGATGGTAACACTCTTTACTTTTGTAGTGATAGAGAAGGAGGTTTTGG is from Cytophagaceae bacterium ABcell3 and encodes:
- a CDS encoding methyltransferase domain-containing protein; translated protein: MKHLISFIIRKVPRKYLQKVSHFVLGIVAFFYRGNKVEDPVSGKTYRKFLPYGRIPRENALCPGSLTLERHRLMWLYLKEKTNFFTANLKVLHMAPEYCFIKRFEALKNLDYITADIESPLAKVKMDVHDIPFPDNTFDVCFCNHVMEHVTDDLKAMSEIYRVLKPGGWAIIQSPIDYNLEKTFSDPNADTPAKREKVYGQSDHVRQYGTDYGQILQKAGFTVKEDKFVMEMPEEKVKRYALPAEEIIYFCSKN
- a CDS encoding CUB domain-containing protein, translated to MKLFVKVLLAVCCFSIKTVVYGQLSEGGKPISFKGNLKSRVEFIDMPAVDVEKLLKEDSINKDLGKPFRFGHEMKVDFSLNNSGKWEDLGEGGRVWRLGIRSTNAISINLIFKKYNLPANAQLFVYNQTKTEVLGAFTNRNNKESGVFSIAPIEGDAIVLEYYEPKNVKGQGQIELGKVVHAYKDILGFGKEKSFNFGGSGSCNMNVNCPDGSDWQEQRDAVAMIIIGGSTCSGSIINNTLEDGRPFLLSADHCLLGGDDTGEWIFVFNYESPNCSNIEGPRNHTVSGAQLRAKDTPSDFLLVELEETPPLEYNVFYAGWNNMDEPANNTVGIHHPSSDIKKISFDDDNPVSDAYYNFNNDTHWKVIWNRNTTTEPGSSGSPLFDQNKRIVGQLHGGDASCTNLTGYDLYGKFSYSWDAGSNATSRLKDWLDPNNSGVTTLDGGYINQAPCAGPIQGGEVETDQEVVCEGSPFTLFLTNATAGAGTTYEWEYSLDNIDWTSISSANSFRLTITQNESRYYRCKISCEEETAFSTSLFVPLSESDCEYIVPENGSIQITSCSGSIHDSGGPNGYYSNNNDGVATIYPDTEGQLIQLGFTQFSLEPVYDYLEIYNGTSTNAELIGTFTGTENPGNVYGTTSSGAITLRFVTDHSIIAPGFSANIECVTEVPDAELAIESVDLIPSTVAPGSTVIASLNIANTGGRTTHNDDLHFFFSTDDQWDENDTFIGTYTAGVIRPGATVPGDHVFTLPDQIDYNEYYILAYIGNLEETIERDNFHVTPITIGEQYVIPYTGSQVITTCSGPVSDHAHNNNYYPNSNGTLTIHPEDESSYLQLSFSRFQVEEDFDYLEIFDGATTSSPLIGEFSGHNLPHDIVASQAGGALTLRFYSDGSIEFRGFEAEISCIDEKPLPDVFIENVAVNFQSAFPDKYISVNATLTNNGSGVLLNSNISYYLSNDINYSPNDIHLGSSQNGAIPPNSSVTINEVLNIPQNTSQGNYYLILYENNNPYLDENDEARIAYIPIEITDEATAHYTMPESGQETITTCSQIITDHAGFQNNYDNNIDGTLVLYPEREGEMLTLSFIHFELEDLYDNLNVYDGTSTHAPLLGRLNGFSLPEDITATNPAGALTLRMVTDASVTESGFIAYVSCPEAETSDDLPDLTISTTTTPNNAIAGSSIDLSCTIQNIGSTASTPTNVHFLLSQKPDYNQDAINLGSSQVNSIEPEESLSITTQASIPENISGQFYILYYVNFEGEIEETNLSNNTYTEPINITLDDQYVVPHTGSQTITTCTGSVSDHARNSNYSPDANGTLTIHPEDQTSYLKLSFTRFQVEEDFDYLEIFDGATTSSPLLGKYSGHDLPHDIVATQEGGALTLRFYSDGSIEFRGFEAEISCLDEKPLPDVSIESAAVNFQSAFPDKYISVSATLTNNGSGTLYHSNISYYLSNDINYSQNDRYLGSYQSGTIPYNSSITINERLDIPQDISLGNYYIIIRENSNPYLGEDDEARFAYIPVLITDEATAHHTMPESGQESMTTCSQIITDHAGYQTNYADNIDGTLVLYPEREGEMLTLSFIHFEIEDWHDNLYVYDGTSTQAPLLGRLTGFSLPEDITATNPAGALTLRMVTDASVTESGFIAYVSCPGGSSYLPDLTISTPLNPSNAVAGSDINLSCIVQNIGTATSTPTSVHFFLSQHRNYSQEATPLGSAQVSSIEASSSEQVNTQASIPNNIEGQYYILYYIDYEGEVEESDISNNMFSVPIEITRTTSLREQQNSKVSVSPNPSNGIFHLSIEAPAQEVSINVYNSIGTEVFFQKTQINGDNAVYPIDLSFVPSGMYTVKLMLGQEVQVMKVIKK